A genomic region of Nitrospirota bacterium contains the following coding sequences:
- a CDS encoding DUF2914 domain-containing protein, with protein MNRCAIRTGWMAVSLFWFGVNLAQSEVLNVTRAAIATSIENKEPKGDAGTFPSTVDRLIAFTRIEGAEVPTQVTHVWYHGDQKRFELNLPVGAKSWRTWSEKRILPEWTGGWRVEVLSSDGKLLKKLEFKIE; from the coding sequence ATGAACAGATGCGCAATTAGAACCGGATGGATGGCGGTCTCACTCTTTTGGTTCGGTGTGAACCTGGCCCAATCGGAAGTGCTGAACGTTACGAGGGCCGCCATTGCAACATCCATCGAGAACAAGGAGCCCAAGGGGGATGCCGGCACTTTCCCTTCGACTGTTGACCGGCTTATCGCCTTCACTCGGATTGAAGGGGCCGAGGTCCCAACTCAAGTCACCCACGTTTGGTACCACGGTGATCAGAAACGGTTTGAACTGAACTTACCTGTGGGGGCCAAGTCCTGGCGCACATGGAGCGAGAAGAGAATCCTCCCGGAATGGACCGGTGGTTGGAGGGTGGAGGTCCTCTCAAGCGACGGGAAACTGTTGAAGAAATTGGAATTCAAGATTGAATAG
- a CDS encoding ATP-binding protein: MTYFTRDLTPLLVAAARRFPAAIVTGPRRSGKTTLLRRVFPKADYHLLEDPDLIARVRSDPRGFVDELKPPVILDEVQNAPELLNYVRTRIDLAKGRRGPWLLTGSQEAPLMRGVTESLAGRAAVFNLLPLSARETPKATLFRGGFPEVILHPSRPGIWYRSYLQTYLERDIRSISAIRDLATFRRFLSLLATRSGQVLNKTDLAAPLGLSVPGVSNWLDLLEITMQILIVPPYYENLGKRLIKSPKIYFTDSGLACHLLGIESPQMLERSPFLGPLFEGWIASEIIKYELNSGRNRRLYYFRDQQGLEVDFLVPSEGRKLTLLEVKASRTPRPEMAGPLQRLSRSIKRYETAPILVHRGTPGNRVLAPGVKAYSADDFVRTLPTLLK; this comes from the coding sequence ATGACCTATTTTACCCGGGACCTGACCCCTCTGCTCGTCGCGGCTGCGCGACGATTCCCCGCCGCCATCGTCACCGGCCCCAGGCGATCCGGCAAGACCACTCTGCTTCGCCGGGTCTTCCCCAAAGCCGACTACCACCTCCTCGAAGATCCGGATCTCATCGCGCGGGTACGATCCGACCCGCGGGGATTCGTGGACGAACTGAAACCGCCGGTTATCCTTGACGAGGTGCAGAATGCACCTGAGCTGCTGAACTACGTCCGCACTCGAATCGATCTTGCAAAGGGTCGGCGGGGTCCATGGCTGCTCACCGGCTCGCAGGAGGCTCCTCTGATGCGGGGAGTTACAGAGTCGCTCGCCGGCCGAGCGGCCGTGTTCAACCTGCTGCCGCTTTCTGCCCGCGAGACGCCGAAGGCGACGCTGTTCCGAGGCGGATTTCCGGAAGTCATCCTACACCCGTCGCGACCCGGCATCTGGTACCGCTCTTATCTCCAGACGTACTTGGAGAGAGATATTCGGTCGATCAGCGCCATCCGCGATCTGGCGACGTTCCGCAGATTTCTTTCCCTCCTGGCCACCCGATCGGGACAGGTCCTGAACAAAACCGATCTCGCTGCGCCCCTCGGCCTATCGGTGCCTGGGGTATCCAACTGGTTGGACCTCCTCGAAATCACGATGCAGATCCTCATCGTACCACCCTACTATGAAAATCTGGGGAAGCGATTGATCAAGTCTCCCAAGATCTACTTCACGGACTCCGGCCTGGCCTGTCACCTCTTGGGGATTGAATCGCCCCAAATGCTGGAGCGATCCCCGTTCCTCGGGCCGCTGTTCGAGGGATGGATCGCCTCTGAGATCATCAAGTACGAACTCAACTCCGGGCGAAATCGCCGGCTGTACTACTTCCGCGACCAGCAGGGGCTGGAGGTGGATTTTCTAGTACCCTCCGAGGGTCGGAAACTGACGCTGCTGGAGGTAAAAGCTTCGCGCACTCCGCGGCCGGAAATGGCGGGGCCTCTTCAACGCCTGTCGCGGAGTATCAAACGCTACGAAACCGCCCCAATCCTAGTTCACCGGGGAACTCCCGGCAATCGCGTCCTCGCTCCCGGCGTGAAGGCCTATTCAGCCGACGATTTCGTCCGGACTCTCCCGACTCTGCTCAAGTAG
- a CDS encoding molybdopterin-dependent oxidoreductase, with the protein MVDSANGRGSGPVPHTFCRICEPGCGLVVVRDSAGNPVGLRPDKEHPGTHGFACAQGTQFLGTARHPSRLLQPLLRDSDGALAPTSWEKAFDHIGATLGRIHREHGPHSIGMYMGEPAGFGLMTLLATAAFTKALGTRNSFTSGPQDCNNKFWAAGEIYGHGAIHPIPDLDSCDLAVIIGMNPMVSKGSFMFLPDAMQRIRAIEKRGGRVWWVDPRRSESVRTCGRHLPIRPGTDIALLTWLIHELSATQGWAAAIRETPSLGDLKNALPSLPLELAERITGLDRDSLQALRTDFLKARSPILHMSVGVNFGPFGSLAYVLLHAAMLALGNVDRPGGWLYHPLGLRMGRWGPILGIGVQTQKSRIGGYVPVMDSLPGGILADEILTSGDDRIRALVVIAGNPIWSIPDETRLRQAFRSLDLLVVIDLFRSQTAEMAHAVLPGRTWLERADFATLGMVIQNREWLSYSKPVLPPAGESKSEWEILYRILAEMKVGGPVKTFLHRRLARLDHDRWLVRAQGLLSRLLDRKGKGRGRAIKVSAPTHEGRPSRASQHGDHTLHLFTPVLQAEVERLRKWLDRPRVEESKSEPKNEWIPLSMIGRRRPLMYNSWHGARTAGRARSAMDGRGGCGSEGPGGGDGSALLHPSTVSALGLMVGRPIELRRDGSGAVSLRWESSEDVLSGVVSVPHGLAEANMNRLIPSGSAAIEPSSGQHIMTAIPVSARRVRA; encoded by the coding sequence ATGGTTGATTCGGCCAACGGAAGAGGGAGCGGCCCGGTTCCCCACACGTTTTGCAGAATCTGCGAGCCGGGATGCGGACTCGTTGTTGTTCGGGACTCCGCTGGAAATCCCGTCGGCCTGCGGCCGGACAAGGAGCATCCAGGCACCCATGGATTTGCCTGTGCGCAGGGCACTCAATTCCTCGGAACGGCCAGGCATCCTTCCAGACTTCTGCAACCCCTTCTCCGGGATTCGGACGGGGCACTCGCTCCCACCTCATGGGAGAAGGCCTTTGACCACATCGGGGCGACGTTGGGCCGTATTCATAGGGAGCACGGCCCCCACAGCATCGGCATGTACATGGGCGAGCCCGCCGGGTTCGGTCTCATGACCTTGCTTGCAACGGCGGCATTCACCAAGGCCCTCGGCACGCGGAACTCGTTCACCTCCGGCCCACAGGATTGCAACAACAAATTCTGGGCCGCGGGCGAAATCTACGGTCATGGCGCCATCCATCCGATCCCGGATCTGGACTCGTGCGACCTGGCGGTCATTATCGGTATGAATCCGATGGTCAGCAAAGGGAGCTTCATGTTTCTCCCGGATGCCATGCAGAGAATCCGGGCCATCGAGAAGCGCGGCGGCCGGGTGTGGTGGGTCGATCCGCGGCGGTCCGAGAGCGTCCGCACCTGCGGCCGCCATCTTCCCATCCGCCCCGGAACCGACATCGCGTTGCTAACGTGGTTGATCCACGAGTTGTCTGCCACGCAGGGCTGGGCCGCGGCCATCCGGGAAACTCCCTCACTCGGCGATCTCAAGAATGCCCTTCCTTCCCTGCCGCTGGAGCTGGCGGAACGCATTACGGGACTCGATCGCGATTCGCTCCAAGCCCTTCGGACGGATTTCTTGAAAGCCCGATCCCCCATCCTGCACATGAGTGTCGGCGTAAATTTCGGTCCGTTCGGCTCGCTGGCCTATGTGCTTCTCCATGCGGCGATGCTGGCGTTGGGCAACGTCGACCGCCCCGGCGGGTGGCTGTACCATCCTCTCGGCCTCCGGATGGGTCGATGGGGCCCGATTCTGGGCATCGGCGTGCAGACGCAGAAAAGCCGCATCGGCGGATATGTGCCGGTCATGGACTCCCTTCCAGGAGGAATCCTCGCGGACGAAATCCTCACGTCTGGGGACGATCGCATTCGCGCCCTCGTGGTCATTGCAGGCAACCCGATATGGTCGATCCCGGATGAGACCCGGCTAAGGCAAGCCTTTCGCTCACTGGACCTGCTGGTGGTCATCGATTTGTTCCGAAGCCAGACGGCCGAGATGGCCCATGCCGTTCTCCCCGGCCGGACGTGGCTGGAACGCGCGGATTTCGCGACACTCGGGATGGTCATCCAGAACAGGGAGTGGCTCTCTTATTCGAAACCGGTCTTGCCGCCGGCGGGGGAGTCGAAATCGGAGTGGGAAATCCTGTATCGAATTCTTGCGGAGATGAAGGTTGGCGGTCCCGTGAAAACTTTTCTGCACCGGCGACTCGCCCGTCTGGACCACGACCGCTGGCTTGTGCGGGCGCAAGGCCTACTCTCGCGGCTGCTGGATCGCAAGGGCAAGGGCCGTGGCCGGGCGATCAAGGTTTCGGCTCCTACGCATGAGGGTCGGCCCTCCCGCGCCTCACAGCACGGCGACCACACGCTTCATCTTTTCACCCCTGTCCTTCAGGCTGAAGTGGAACGATTGCGAAAATGGCTGGATCGGCCGCGGGTGGAGGAATCCAAGAGCGAGCCGAAAAACGAGTGGATTCCCCTCAGCATGATCGGGCGTAGACGGCCCCTCATGTACAACAGTTGGCACGGCGCCAGGACGGCCGGCCGTGCCCGGAGCGCCATGGATGGCCGCGGAGGGTGCGGATCCGAAGGTCCCGGTGGCGGAGACGGCTCGGCCCTGCTTCATCCCTCGACGGTTTCCGCCTTGGGCCTCATGGTCGGCCGGCCCATCGAATTGAGGCGGGATGGATCGGGCGCCGTGAGTCTCCGCTGGGAGTCGTCCGAGGACGTTCTCAGCGGCGTTGTTTCAGTCCCCCATGGCCTGGCGGAGGCCAACATGAACCGGCTGATTCCTTCCGGCTCCGCCGCGATCGAACCTTCCAGCGGCCAGCACATCATGACCGCCATCCCCGTCTCCGCCCGCCGCGTTCGCGCATAG
- a CDS encoding CBS domain-containing protein, producing MSLEQFVDEDLEVQSQLRREEDRPAIEQAITEKAIRTLKPRTPVCVEVGARVEEAVAKMKDRNTGCVLVVDDGRLTGIFSERDVLLKIAATKLDQHRTRVETVMTRAPETLGLDDPIVFALNKMSVGGFRHVPIVDKDNRPVGVVSVKDIVNFIVDLFPRDILNLPPEPGKDLGFTAEGG from the coding sequence ATGTCGCTGGAACAGTTTGTCGACGAGGATCTCGAAGTGCAGAGTCAACTCCGGCGGGAGGAAGACCGTCCCGCCATCGAGCAAGCCATTACCGAGAAAGCCATTCGCACGCTCAAGCCTCGAACACCGGTCTGCGTCGAAGTGGGCGCACGGGTCGAGGAGGCGGTCGCGAAGATGAAGGACCGGAACACGGGCTGTGTCTTGGTGGTGGATGACGGACGGTTGACCGGGATTTTCAGCGAGCGGGATGTCTTGCTAAAGATCGCGGCGACGAAGTTGGATCAGCACCGAACCCGAGTGGAGACCGTGATGACTCGTGCCCCGGAGACCCTGGGACTCGACGATCCCATCGTGTTTGCCCTCAACAAGATGAGCGTAGGCGGTTTCCGGCACGTTCCGATCGTGGATAAGGATAATCGGCCGGTCGGCGTGGTTTCGGTGAAAGACATCGTGAACTTCATCGTGGATCTCTTCCCTCGGGACATTCTGAACCTGCCTCCCGAACCGGGAAAAGACCTCGGCTTCACGGCTGAAGGCGGATAG
- a CDS encoding ATP-dependent metallopeptidase FtsH/Yme1/Tma family protein: MSSRTMAFWLVLIVLGLLGYQIVTLARRIDKEIDYTDFLTQVHAGLVKEVVIRGHEVQGVTRDNGSIFRTFVPDDPSMIDLLKTKSVIIKVKPEERENWFSGLLLSWLPILFVVGLWFFFMRQVQIGGGKAMSFGKSRARLIADTQKKVTFSDVAGIDEAKTELEEIIQFLKDPKKFTRLGGRIPKGVLLVGSPGTGKTLLARAIAGEAGVPFFSISGSDFVEMFVGVGASRVRDLFQQGKKNAPCIIFIDEIDAVGRHRGAGLGGGHDEREQTLNQLLVEMDGFESNDGVILISATNRPDVLDPALLRPGRFDRRVVVARPDLKGRLAILKVHSRNKPLSPSLDLEKIARGTPGFSGADLENLVNEAALTAAQHNKAAIELEDFEKSKDKVMMGVERRSMIISDVEKKNTAYHEAGHALVAKLLPNADPVYKVTIIPRGMALGATQQLPMDDRYTYTQDYLEDTITTLLGGRSAEEVALGHVTTGAGNDLERATDVARKMVTQWGMSRKVGPLTYGLRDQEVFLGRDFLRQKEYSEQTAMEIDAEVRRIVGEGYERAKALLAENLEKLHALAKALLEKEVIDSEELETIVHGVAAAVAPAAVDGGGAVTVVAKSSV; encoded by the coding sequence ATGTCCAGTCGCACGATGGCCTTTTGGCTCGTGCTCATTGTGCTCGGCCTCCTCGGCTACCAGATCGTCACCCTGGCACGCCGGATCGACAAGGAAATCGACTACACCGATTTCCTCACGCAAGTCCACGCCGGCCTCGTCAAAGAGGTGGTCATCCGCGGCCACGAGGTCCAGGGAGTGACGCGCGACAACGGGAGCATCTTCCGGACGTTCGTGCCCGATGATCCCTCCATGATCGATCTGCTCAAGACCAAGAGCGTCATCATCAAGGTCAAACCGGAGGAGCGGGAAAACTGGTTCTCTGGATTGCTGCTTTCATGGCTGCCGATCCTGTTCGTGGTCGGTCTCTGGTTCTTCTTCATGCGACAGGTCCAGATCGGTGGTGGAAAGGCCATGTCGTTCGGCAAAAGCCGCGCGCGACTCATCGCCGACACCCAGAAAAAGGTGACGTTCTCCGATGTGGCGGGAATCGACGAGGCCAAGACCGAGTTGGAAGAAATCATTCAATTCCTGAAGGACCCGAAGAAGTTTACACGGCTCGGCGGCCGGATTCCGAAAGGGGTTCTGCTCGTCGGCTCGCCGGGAACCGGGAAGACCCTTTTGGCCCGGGCCATCGCAGGCGAGGCGGGCGTGCCGTTCTTCAGCATCTCCGGCTCGGACTTCGTGGAAATGTTCGTGGGCGTCGGAGCGTCGCGGGTGCGCGATCTTTTCCAGCAGGGAAAGAAAAACGCGCCCTGCATCATCTTTATTGATGAAATCGACGCCGTGGGGCGCCACCGGGGAGCCGGGCTCGGCGGAGGGCATGACGAACGTGAGCAAACGTTGAATCAGCTCCTTGTGGAAATGGACGGATTCGAATCGAATGACGGCGTGATCCTGATCTCTGCGACGAATCGGCCGGACGTGCTCGATCCCGCACTCCTGCGCCCGGGCCGTTTCGACCGGCGCGTGGTGGTGGCGCGACCGGATTTGAAAGGACGGTTGGCGATTCTCAAGGTGCATTCGCGGAACAAACCGTTGTCGCCCTCGCTCGACTTGGAGAAAATCGCGCGCGGCACGCCCGGATTTTCAGGCGCGGACCTGGAGAATCTTGTCAATGAAGCGGCACTCACGGCGGCCCAGCATAACAAGGCCGCGATTGAGTTGGAGGATTTCGAGAAGTCCAAGGACAAAGTGATGATGGGCGTGGAACGGCGGAGCATGATCATCAGCGATGTCGAGAAGAAGAACACGGCGTATCACGAGGCGGGTCATGCGCTGGTGGCCAAGCTTCTTCCGAACGCGGATCCCGTCTACAAGGTCACGATCATCCCCCGCGGGATGGCTCTCGGGGCGACGCAGCAACTCCCGATGGATGATCGCTACACGTACACCCAGGATTACCTGGAGGACACGATCACCACCCTCCTCGGTGGACGTTCGGCTGAAGAGGTGGCGCTTGGCCACGTCACCACCGGGGCGGGAAACGATCTTGAGAGGGCGACGGATGTGGCCCGCAAAATGGTAACGCAGTGGGGGATGAGCCGAAAAGTGGGGCCGCTGACGTACGGCCTGCGCGACCAGGAGGTGTTCCTCGGCCGCGATTTCCTGCGCCAGAAGGAGTACAGCGAACAGACGGCGATGGAGATCGACGCGGAAGTTAGGCGGATCGTGGGCGAAGGATACGAGCGAGCCAAGGCCCTGCTGGCGGAGAATCTGGAAAAACTGCATGCTTTGGCCAAGGCGCTGCTGGAAAAAGAAGTCATCGATTCCGAGGAACTGGAAACGATCGTTCATGGGGTTGCTGCCGCGGTCGCCCCAGCAGCCGTGGACGGAGGGGGAGCCGTGACCGTTGTAGCCAAGTCTTCCGTTTAG
- the folP gene encoding dihydropteroate synthase, with amino-acid sequence MNRASTALKHWGQTYRPTHHAIAPLEWGKWRFSFERTVPYIMGILNVTPDSFSDGGLYADVDQAVEHGLRMEEEGADLLDVGGESTRPGSERIPAEEEMRRILPAIERLAGRLRIPLSVDTFKPEVAREALRCGASLVNCVGAFDMGADMPKVVAEADVPVILMHMQGTPETMQRSPSYRDVVEDIRTTLLRAAGRAQAAGVPSSRVVIDPGIGFGKTQDHNLDIVRRTSAFSSLGFPVLVGPSRKSFIGNVVGKDVQDRDDGTLAVVAWAALQGVQFVRVHDVRRTRNVLKMMEALIHGAD; translated from the coding sequence ATGAATCGGGCGAGTACGGCGCTGAAGCATTGGGGACAAACCTACCGGCCTACGCACCATGCGATAGCGCCGCTGGAGTGGGGGAAGTGGCGGTTTTCCTTCGAGCGAACGGTGCCCTACATCATGGGCATCCTCAATGTGACCCCCGACTCCTTTTCGGACGGCGGCCTCTACGCGGATGTGGACCAGGCGGTTGAGCATGGTCTCCGAATGGAAGAGGAGGGAGCGGACCTCCTCGACGTTGGCGGCGAGTCTACAAGGCCCGGCTCCGAGCGCATCCCAGCCGAGGAGGAGATGCGGCGAATTCTTCCTGCCATCGAGCGGCTGGCCGGTCGACTGCGCATCCCCCTCTCAGTGGATACCTTCAAGCCTGAAGTGGCCCGCGAGGCTCTGCGATGCGGCGCCTCCTTGGTGAATTGCGTCGGGGCGTTCGACATGGGCGCGGACATGCCGAAGGTCGTGGCCGAGGCCGACGTTCCGGTCATCCTCATGCACATGCAGGGCACCCCGGAAACCATGCAGCGAAGCCCTTCGTACCGGGACGTTGTTGAGGATATCCGAACGACTCTCCTCCGCGCGGCCGGAAGGGCCCAGGCGGCGGGTGTGCCCTCGAGCCGGGTAGTGATTGACCCGGGCATCGGCTTCGGAAAGACGCAGGATCACAATCTCGATATTGTCCGACGGACATCGGCGTTTTCTTCGTTGGGCTTCCCCGTCCTCGTGGGGCCTTCGCGCAAGAGTTTCATCGGGAACGTAGTGGGGAAGGACGTTCAAGACCGGGACGACGGCACGCTGGCGGTGGTGGCGTGGGCTGCGCTCCAGGGCGTTCAATTCGTGAGAGTTCACGATGTGCGGCGGACGCGCAATGTGCTGAAAATGATGGAGGCCTTGATTCATGGCGCCGACTGA
- a CDS encoding TIGR00159 family protein, with amino-acid sequence MAPTDLWAWMKDHLVDALDIYIIAYLIYRIILMLRGTRAVRILFGLVVMILSYFISQRLGLVATSWLLGNFLLYAVLIVVIIFQNEIRRALWEFGRTPHWFDVGSRSGVQELEEIIQGVHQLASRRVGALVAIERSVGLRDYVEAATTVDAKVSKELLASIFHPTSPLHDGAVIVQKRRLAAAGCLLPLSHAADLDPVLGTRHRAALGLAEETDAIVVVVSEETGTVSLAVDGELRRNLEAGRLRDDLYRLLTEPVKKPVKVRSPEESKERAGSAESGPLAARTEESEI; translated from the coding sequence ATGGCGCCGACTGATTTGTGGGCATGGATGAAAGACCATCTGGTCGATGCGCTCGACATCTACATCATCGCCTATCTCATCTATCGCATCATCCTCATGCTTCGGGGTACGCGCGCGGTGCGGATTCTGTTCGGCCTCGTCGTCATGATTCTTTCCTACTTCATCTCGCAGCGGCTTGGACTCGTTGCCACGAGCTGGTTGCTGGGTAATTTTCTTCTGTACGCCGTGCTGATCGTGGTGATCATTTTTCAGAACGAAATCCGGCGCGCCCTGTGGGAGTTCGGACGTACACCCCACTGGTTCGATGTCGGCTCTCGAAGCGGAGTGCAGGAGTTGGAGGAAATCATTCAGGGAGTTCACCAACTGGCCTCACGGCGCGTGGGCGCGCTGGTGGCCATCGAGCGAAGCGTGGGCCTCCGGGATTATGTCGAGGCGGCGACCACCGTGGATGCCAAAGTCAGCAAGGAACTGCTGGCGTCCATTTTCCATCCGACCTCGCCGCTGCATGACGGCGCGGTGATCGTGCAAAAACGCCGTCTGGCTGCGGCAGGATGCCTGCTTCCGTTGAGTCATGCGGCGGATCTGGATCCGGTCCTGGGCACCCGACATCGCGCGGCGTTGGGCTTGGCGGAGGAGACGGACGCGATCGTAGTGGTGGTGTCGGAGGAGACGGGTACAGTGTCATTGGCCGTGGATGGGGAACTGAGGCGGAATCTGGAAGCGGGGCGACTGCGAGATGATCTGTACCGGCTGCTCACCGAACCCGTGAAGAAGCCTGTCAAAGTGCGGTCGCCGGAGGAGTCGAAGGAACGGGCGGGTTCGGCCGAATCGGGACCGCTGGCCGCAAGAACGGAGGAGTCGGAAATATAG
- a CDS encoding YbbR-like domain-containing protein, which yields MGRVRRFFLGNLTEKLVALALALLVYGFVFGQSPVEQTVRVPIQLENLPPKFIVSKLAVHNVDLRLSAPKTLLVGLEERNLRANIDLSKSATGFQTYLFSQKNFSVPRGIKLDSISPPEISFFVDELTSKVVPVAPNFTNRLPEGYELESAEVTPKEIEIYGAKQEVSQTDEIPTQPIDLSTLREDAQLSVNPELISPDVKMSFGGRVQVSLRIRKN from the coding sequence GTGGGACGGGTCCGTAGGTTCTTCCTGGGCAATCTGACCGAGAAACTGGTGGCGTTGGCGCTGGCGCTTCTGGTCTATGGCTTTGTATTCGGGCAAAGCCCCGTCGAGCAGACGGTCCGCGTGCCGATACAACTGGAAAATTTGCCGCCGAAGTTCATCGTGTCCAAACTGGCGGTCCATAACGTGGATTTGCGGCTCAGCGCTCCCAAGACGCTCTTGGTCGGCCTGGAGGAGAGGAACCTCCGCGCGAACATAGACCTTTCAAAGTCAGCCACCGGTTTCCAGACCTACCTGTTTTCGCAAAAGAACTTCAGCGTGCCGCGGGGGATCAAGCTGGATAGCATTTCGCCTCCGGAGATCAGTTTTTTCGTGGATGAGCTGACCTCCAAGGTCGTCCCGGTTGCGCCCAACTTCACGAATCGGCTTCCGGAAGGGTACGAACTGGAATCGGCGGAAGTCACACCGAAGGAGATCGAGATCTACGGGGCGAAGCAGGAGGTGTCGCAGACCGACGAGATCCCGACACAGCCCATTGATCTTTCGACCTTGCGGGAGGATGCACAGCTTTCGGTGAATCCTGAACTCATCTCCCCCGACGTGAAAATGAGCTTCGGCGGCCGCGTCCAGGTCAGCCTGAGGATCCGGAAGAATTAG